One Glycine max cultivar Williams 82 chromosome 3, Glycine_max_v4.0, whole genome shotgun sequence DNA window includes the following coding sequences:
- the LOC100792847 gene encoding pectinesterase, whose amino-acid sequence MAFNSLYFLMLCVSLVLSFLTSISIADNNHAVVPPETICYSTLDPSYCKSVLANQYGSIYDYCRISVRKSLSQSRKFLNNMYSYLQNPSSYSQSTIRALEDCQFLAELNLEYLSTTHDTVDKASAVLPTSQAEDVHTLLSAVLTNQQTCLDGLQTSAPDPRVKNDLSLQLAENAKLDSVSLYLFTKAWDSENKTSTSWQNQNDRLPLKMSNKVRAIYDSARGQGRKLLQTMDDNESVLVSDIVLVSKDGSGNFTTINDAIAAAPNNTAATDGYFIIFISEGVYQEYVSIAKNKKFLMLIGDGINRTIITGDHNVVDGFTTFNSATFAVVAQGFVAMNITFRNIAGPSKHQAVAVRNGADMSTFYSCSFEGYQDTLYTHSLRQFYRECDIYGTVDFIFGNAAVVLQNCNMYPRLPMSGQFNAITAQGRTDPNQNTGISIQNATIKSAQDLAPVVGTVETYLGRPWKEYSRTVYMQSFMDSLIAPSGWHEWNGNFALSTLYYAEYDNTGPGSNTGNRINWPGYHVINATDAASFTVSNFLNGDDWVPQTSVPYQTSL is encoded by the exons ATGGCATTCAATAGCTTGTACTTTCTTATGCTCTGTGTTTCCCTTGTGCTATCCTTCCTGACATCCATTTCCATAGCTGATAATAACCATGCAGTCGTTCCACCAGAAACCATATGCTACTCAACCTTAGATCCTTCTTACTGCAAATCTGTACTTGCAAATCAATACGGTAGCATATATGACTATTGCCGCATTTCTGTTCGAAAGTCCTTGTCTCAGTCTCGTAAGTTCTTGAACAACATGTATTCATATCTTCAAAATCCCTCTTCTTACTCTCAATCCACAATTCGTGCTCTTGAAGATTGTCAATTCCTTGCTGAACTAAACCTTGAGTACTTATCAACAACCCATGACACTGTTGATAAAGCCAGCGCTGTTCTTCCCACCTCTCAAGCAGAAGATGTTCACACATTGCTTAGTGCTGTTTTGACAAACCAACAAACTTGTCTAGATGGCCTACAAACTTCAGCTCCAGATCCAAGAGTGAAGAATGATCTTTCTTTACAACTCGCGGAAAATGCAAAGCTTGACAGTGTCTCCCTTTATTTGTTCACCAAGGCTTGGGATTCTGAGAACAAAACTTCAACGTCATGGCAAAACCAGAATGATCGTTTACCCTTGAAGATGTCAAACAAAGTACGTGCCATTTATGATTCCGCTAGAGGTCAGGGGAGAAAACTACTTCAAACAATGGATGATAATGAAAGCGTACTGGTGAGTGATATTGTGCTGGTTAGTAAGGATGGAAGTGGAAACTTTACCACTATCAATGATGCCATAGCTGCTGCACCAAATAACACAGCTGCTACCGATGGttacttcattatttttatctctGAGGGTGTATATCAAGAGTATGTATCTATAGCCAAAAACAAGAAGTTCTTGATGCTAATTGGAGATGGAATCAATCGGACAATCATCACTGGCGATCACAACGTTGTTGATGGCTTTACAACTTTCAACTCTGCCACATTTG CTGTGGTAGCACAAGGATTTGTAGCAATGAACATAACATTCCGCAACATTGCTGGGCCAAGCAAGCACCAAGCAGTTGCAGTAAGAAATGGAGCGGATATGTCCACCTTCTATAGTTGTAGCTTTGAAGGGTACCAAGACACTTTGTACACGCATTCTCTGAGGCAGTTTTACCGTGAATGTGACATATATGGCACAGTTGACTTCATATTTGGAAATGCAGCTGTTGTTTTGCAAAACTGCAACATGTATCCCCGCCTCCCAATGAGTGGACAATTCAATGCCATCACAGCACAAGGTCGAACTGATCCAAATCAAAACACTGGCATTTCCATACAAAATGCAACCATAAAATCAGCACAGGATTTGGCTCCCGTGGTTGGTACTGTGGAAACATATCTTGGGAGGCCATGGAAGGAGTACTCAAGGACTGTTTATATGCAGTCTTTCATGGATAGTTTGATCGCTCCTTCTGGCTGGCATGAGTGGAATGGAAATTTTGCACTCAGCACTTTGTACTACGCAGAGTATGATAACACAGGTCCTGGTTCAAATACGGGCAACCGAATCAACTGGCCGGGCTATCATGTTATTAATGCTACTGATGCAGCTAGTTTTACTGTGTCTAACTTCTTGAATGGGGATGATTGGGTGCCTCAAACTAGCGTTCCATATCAGACATCTTTGTAA
- the LOC100786124 gene encoding probable pectinesterase/pectinesterase inhibitor 20, producing the protein MAFKNLSVLTLCVSLVLSFFAPNSIAANNRAVVPPETICNSTVNPSFCKTVLANQNGSIVDYGRISVRKSLSQSRKFLNSVNSLLQDRSSLSLPTIRALEDCQFLAELNFEYLTNALDTVDKASDVLPTAQAEDQQTLLSAVLTNEETCLEGLQQSTASDQRVKSDLISSLSDDKKLHSVSLDLFTKGWVAEKKISTSWQVNGRHLDFHNGRLPLKMSNRVRAIYDSARGHGRKLLQDNSQSVLVSDIVVVSQDGSGNFTTINDAIAVAPNNTVANDGYFLIFITQGVYQEYISIAKNKKNLMMIGDGINQTIITGNHNVVDNFTTFNSATFAVVAQGFVAVNITFQNTAGPSKHQAVAVRNGADMSTFYSCSFEGYQDTLYTHSLRQFYRECDIYGTVDFIFGNAAVVLQTCNLYPRLPMSGQFNAITAQGRTDPNQNTGTSIHNATIKPADDLAPSVGTVQTYLGRPWKEYSRTVYMQSFMNSFINPSGWHEWSGDFALSTLYYAEYNNTGPGSNTANRVTWPGYHVINATDAANFTVSNFLDGDSWLPQTGVPYVTGLI; encoded by the exons atgGCTTTCAAGAACTTGTCCGTTCTTACTCTCTGTGTTTCCCTTGTGCTTTCCTTCTTTGCACCGAATTCCATAGCTGCTAACAACCGTGCAGTGGTTCCTCCAGAAACCATTTGCAACTCCACCGTAAACCCTTCCTTCTGCAAAACCGTGCTTGCTAATCAAAATGGCAGCATCGTTGACTACGGTCGAATTTCTGTCCGAAAGTCCTTGTCCCAGTCCCGCAAATTCTTGAACTCAGTAAATTCACTTCTTCAAGACAGATCCTCTTTGTCTCTACCCACAATTCGAGCCCTTGAAGATTGTCAATTCCTCGCTGAACTAAACTTTGAATACTTAACAAACGCACTTGACACTGTTGATAAAGCTAGCGATGTTCTTCCCACCGCTCAAGCCGAAGATCAGCAAACCCTTCTTAGTGCTGTTTTGACAAACGAAGAAACTTGTTTAGAAGGCTTGCAGCAGAGCACAGCTTCTGATCAAAGAGTGAAGAGTGATCTTATCTCATCACTCTCTGATGACAAGAAGCTTCACAGTGTTTCCCTTGACTTGTTCACGAAGGGTTGGGTGGCCGAGAAGAAAATCTCAACATCATGGCAAGTCAATGGGAGACATTTGGATTTCCACAATGGTCGTTTACCATTGAAGATGTCAAACCGTGTACGGGCCATTTATGATTCTGCAAGAGGTCACGGGAGAAAATTACTACAAGATAACAGCCAAAGTGTGTTGGTTAGTGACATTGTGGTTGTTAGTCAGGATGGAAGCGGGAACTTTACCACTATCAACGATGCCATAGCAGTTGCGCCAAATAACACAGTTGCTAATGATggttactttttaatttttatcactcAGGGTGTGTATCAAGAATATATATCCAtagcaaaaaacaaaaagaatttgATGATGATTGGAGATGGGATCAATCAAACGATTATCACTGGTAATCACAATGTTGTCGATAACTTCACAACATTCAACTCAGCAACATTTG CTGTGGTAGCACAAGGATTTGTAGCTGTTAACATAACATTCCAAAACACTGCTGGGCCAAGCAAGCATCAAGCAGTTGCAGTGAGAAACGGAGCTGATATGTCCACCTTCTACAGCTGCAGCTTTGAAGGATATCAAGACACCTTGTACACGCATTCTCTTAGACAGTTTTACCGTGAATGTGACATCTATGGCACCGTTGACTTCATATTTGGAAATGCTGCTGTTGTTCTCCAAACATGTAACCTATATCCTCGCCTTCCCATGAGTGGACAATTCAATGCTATCACAGCACAAGGCAGAACAGACCCAAACCAAAACACAGGCACTTCCATACATAACGCCACTATAAAGCCTGCTGATGATTTGGCTCCTTCAGTTGGTACCGTGCAAACGTACCTAGGGAGACCATGGAAAGAGTACTCAAGAACGGTTTATATGCAGTCTTTTATGAATAGTTTCATAAATCCTTCTGGTTGGCATGAATGGAGTGGGGATTTTGCCCTAAGCACCTTGTACTATGCAGAGTATAATAACACGGGACCGGGTTCAAACACCGCAAACCGAGTGACGTGGCCTGGTTATCATGTTATCAATGCTACTGATGCGGCTAATTTTACTGTGTCTAACTTCTTGGATGGAGATAGTTGGCTGCCTCAAACTGGAGTTCCATACGTGACTGGATTGATATAG
- the LOC100793900 gene encoding endoglucanase 17, which yields MRTFSLFSCLFFFLSVFSTTLFHPGHSLHHHPHSATHNYRDALTKSIIFFEGQRSGKLPSNQRMSWRRDSGLSDGSAMHVDLVGGYYDAGDNVKFGFPMAFTTTMLSWSVIEFGGVMKGELQNAREAIRWATDYLLKATAHPDIIYVQVGDAVKDHACWERPEDMDTPRSVFKVDKNNPGSDVAAETAAALAAASLVFKKVDPTYSKTLVRRAIRVFQFADKYRGPYSNGLKPVVCPFYCSYSGYQDELLWGATWLHKATKNPMYLNYIKVNGQTLGAPDSDNTFGWDNKHVGARILLSKEFLVRKVQTLHDYKGHADNFICSVIPGSSSSQFTPGGLLFKMGDSNMQYVTSTSFILLAYAKYLTKAHVVVNCGGTIVTPKRLRAIAQKQVDYLLGDNPLKMSYMVGYGPRYPQRIHHRGSSLPSVAVHPGKIQCSAGFSVMNSQSPNPNILMGAVVGGPDLHDGFPDERSDYEQSEPATYINAPLVGALAYLAHSFGQL from the exons ATGAGGACCTTTTCCCtcttttcttgtctttttttctttctttctgtcttTTCCACCACTCTGTTCCACCCTGGTCATTCCCTCCACCACCACCCTCACTCTGCCACACACAACTACAGAGATGCTCTCACCAAATCCATCATCTTCTTTGAGGGCCAGCGGTCAGGGAAGCTCCCTTCTAACCAGAGGATGTCTTGGAGGAGAGACTCTGGTCTCTCTGATGGCTCAGCCATGCAT GTTGATTTGGTTGGAGGGTACTATGATGCTGGGGACAATGTCAAGTTTGGTTTTCCCATGGCCTTCACCACCACCATGCTTTCGTGGAGTGTTATTGAGTTTGGTGGGGTCATGAAAGGTGAGTTGCAGAATGCCAGAGAGGCCATTCGTTGGGCGACAGATTATCTTCTCAAAGCTACTGCACATCCAGACATCATTTATGTTCAG GTGGGAGATGCTGTGAAGGACCACGCTTGTTGGGAGAGACCCGAGGACATGGATACCCCAAGGAGTGTCTTTAAAGTAGATAAAAACAACCCTGGTTCTGATGTGGCTGCAGAAACTGCTGCTGCTCTTGCAGCTGCTTCTCtggtttttaaaaaagttgatcCCACCTACTCCAAAACATTGGTTAGGAGAGCTATCCGT GTTTTCCAGTTTGCCGATAAATATAGGGGACCCTACAGCAATGGCTTGAAGCCCGTTGTGTGCCCCTTCTATTGTTCTTACTCTGGTTATCAG GATGAGCTGTTGTGGGGTGCTACTTGGCTTCACAAGGCTACTAAGAACCCAATGTACCTAAACTACATTAAGGTTAATGGACAGACCCTTGGGGCACCAGATTCTGACAATACCTTTGGATGGGATAACAAGCATGTTGGAGCAAGGATACTGCTTTCTAAG GAATTTCTTGTTCGGAAGGTGCAAACACTACATGACTACAAGGGTCACGCGGACAATTTTATCTGTTCTGTTATCCCTGGCTCCTCTTCTTCCCAATTCACCCCAG GTGGTCTTCTATTCAAGATGGGTGATAGCAACATGCAATATGTAACATCCACCTCATTCATACTCTTAGCTTATGCTAAATACTTGACCAAAGCCCATGTGGTTGTGAACTGTGGTGGAACCATAGTAACTCCAAAGAGACTCCGAGCTATAGCCCAAAAACAG GTGGATTACTTGCTGGGAGACAACCCCTTGAAGATGTCTTATATGGTGGGGTATGGTCCACGGTACCCGCAAAGGATACACCACAGGGGCTCATCGCTGCCGTCCGTTGCTGTTCACCCTGGCAAGATCCAATGCTCAGCAGGATTCAGTGTGATGAACTCGCAATCACCCAACCCAAACATTCTAATGGGTGCAGTTGTTGGAGGGCCGGATCTGCACGATGGGTTCCCAGATGAACGGTCAGATTATGAGCAATCAGAACCAGCTACTTATATTAACGCACCACTTGTAGGAGCACTTGCTTATCTCGCACACTCCTTTGGGCAACTCTAG